The genomic DNA AACAAGCTGAGGCAGGAATTGTAGTCAGAGTCACTTCTGCTGCACAGAGCAAATTCAAGGTATAATGACACGCATAATGATTTTATTATGTCTTGAAATGATTACTTAACACCCACCCAGTGCATCCGAAGAAAATACTTGGatgatgtatatatatgttttttagCCAACATTTATGTAAGTGTGCTTTTGCAGCTTCTTTACTTTGAACAAGATGCTACTGGAGGTTATGGGTTGGCTCTACAGGTATTAGAATAAATTGCTTTTTTGCCAACTAGTGTTATGAAGTTACTATTTCTAGTTTGCCTTCTAAATTACCTCAAGTATTCTTGATATTTTTTTTTGaatgaaatttattttttaaaaacaaaagGTTGCATTATCTTTGCCGAGATTATGAGTATGTGGAATATCATATTGAGGCCTTGTTTGGCTCTCTCTTAGTAAGTACAGCAATATTTGTGTGTATTTTGTATAGTTCTGCTGATGTGAAAACTTAAGCATGATTATCTACTAGTCGACTGCTTCTGGTATCTATTCTAATAATGTATGTTCCATTTTGCTTCTCGACCTAAGAAGTATTTATGGAAAGAACATAACAAAGAAATATGTCTGGTTAGGAAGTTGATATTATTGGATAAATCCGAGGATTTGTTTGTGACTTTTGATCTTTTGAAGAAAAAGGTTTTACCCCCCCCCCTGTTCAACCCCTAATCTTTAACCTGTCTTACATTAAGATCTTATTAAGCCACACAAAAATTAGATTTGGTCGTGGGCACCAGGTGATGCAGCGCGGGAGCCATGAGCTATTATGGGGGCCAAGGGCATTTTCTGATCGTCCACACCATTTTTTATTGAAAAACATTCTAGAGAAGTTAGAAGGCCATGGCAATGTGCTTAAGAAGCTAGAATTTATACATTATACCAAACTGTTGTTATACAGCTATGATTCAGTTATCTAGGATGTATATAAAAAATGCAGTTTAGGTAGATATGTAATTGAAGATTGAGGTGTTGTATGGGCAATGAAAGCAAATGAAAACATAGTCCGGGGTGGAACAAACAGACTGTTAATGAATTACGATGTGCCATTCTGCAAACTTAAGTATTTGGTAACCAAATGGTTGCAGGCCTCCAGTAAGAATGGTACCAAAGTTTAGGGTCTTAGATTATTTTGGTTGTAGAGAAAAATAAAGTTGCAATTTTTTTCTTTGTTCTTTGAGTAACTTGATGGTGTGCTATAACTTTAAACAATGACTGTGAACTTTATCCAGAGAACTTTGAATTTGGCGCTACAAGATCAGCGTGACTGGTGCTTGAAACTTGAACTGTGGATCTGTGTTAATGTCCAAAGTAACAAAACTAATGGGAATACAAATTCTTggtatttttaaaatttaaactaaTGGGaatcagtgttctaaaaatcggccGATTAACCGATTAATCGGAGTTCGGACGGGTTCCGTCTCGATTAATCGTTAATCGGGTCAAAGTACGGTTTTTTAGAAAATCGGTCAACAGTCGGGCAGTTCGGGAAGAATCGGTCGAATCGGGTCAAAAATCGGTCGAATCGGTCAAAAtttgaaattattaaaaaaaattcttttttttaaaaaaaatatttttttgaaaataataattaaaatttaacatttaataattaatattaataataatatattaatatattgaCTCTGAACATACGGAAACAATCGTATATTCTTATATTCCTAAATCTTCTACACAAATCCTTAACTGAATTATTCCCAAATCTCAACACTCAACTCGCGCTTGCTTGATCGATTAACAATCTTAAGGTATTCTAAATTTATTCAACAATGAATACATCTTTCATATTTGTATTGTTTTTTCCTACCCTCACTCGATGTGAGTAATTTTCTGAATACCAAATAGTGAGTAATTTTCTGAATACCAAGTAGTGAGTAGTCAGAAGTAATTAATTAGTATAAATCACTTAACTATCAATTATGTACTAGTGATGGtgttttttttgttaattttacCATTTAAACATCAATATTGAATTAATGATATGtggttttatttttgtaaatcttATGGAAGGTTAGTGACATTTAAAtagaattatttattattatttataaaataaattacttCCGATTAATGCTCCGATTAATCAATCCGATTAATCACCGATTATCCGATTAATCACTGACTGGAAAGCAGGGGTGCGGCACCTCCCTGGCGTACTGCGCACGTGATAGTTCGGGTGCGGCGGGAAACGCACGGGGTGCGCCACCGTGGCGTATTGCCGTATTTCACAGATCAGATTCGTGGAGGTGCGGGTTGGGGTGCGGGAGTGGCATATATTGTAATTTTTGGACTGACTTTAGTTACCCAATTGAAAGACTAGGAAGAGAGGAGAGACTACTGAGGCGAATTAATCATCACCGTGTCTTCATCTCCATCTTCTAATCCTTGTTATTTGTTATCAACCTTCATCTTCCATCTGTGTTTATCATTTTTATATGTATAGCGTGTATTTATAGTCACGTATGTATAACTTGTCTCAGCGTGTTTGACTATTGTGTTGTGTCTTTCTGGACCCAAGTACTCTTTTTTTGTAAACTTATTTGATTTTTTCTTTAATTGGCTCTTATTAATAATGAACTCCTATATGTTAAATTTGAGTAAATAATAATACGTTAAATATAATCAAATAATTCTTtttcaaataaataatttaaGAATGTATTCGGTTATTTAGGATAATGAACTTACTTATTTAACTactttatttaattaaaatgtcACTCTTTGACTATATttatagtatatatataaatattattttaaatatttgcCGTATCCCGCCGCACCCGAATCCCCATATTTTTGAATTTGCCGAATTCTCGTATCCCCGCACCGCGCACCACCGCACCCGCACCCATGCTTCCTAGATCACTGAAAGGTCCCTCCACCGAACAATCCCGATTTCAGCTTTTTAGAACACTGATGGGAATACAAATTCTTGGTCTTTTAAACTAATGTGAATATATCTGATTAGGGAGTTGATATTTTTGTATATATCCGAGGATTTTTTGTGACTACTTATTCTCTGAAGAAAAAGGTTCCCCTTTTCAACCCCTAATCATAAATCTGTCCTACATTTAAATATTATTAAGCCCCCCAAAAATAATGTTTGATCATGGGTGGATGTCAGGTATTGCGGTGCCTGGGGGCCATGACCTATCATGGGGGCCATGACCTATCATGGGGGCCAAGGGCATTTTTTTAGCGTCCACACCCTTTTTGGTTGCAATGTTGCATAACATTCTAGATAAATTATAAGGCCGACAATGTGCTTAAGAAGCTAGAGTTTGTACCAAACTTTTGTAATACATTTATAATTTAGTTATCAAGGATGCATGTAAAAAATGTAGATTAGGTAGATAGTTATTGAAGATAGGGGTGTTGTATGGGCAATGAAAGCAAAATAAAACATATTTCATATTGGAACAAACAAACTGGCTTTTAATGGATCAGTGTCGACTGTCGACTGTCGATGTAGAAAGTACTAAAATCATAGATTTATAAATCTCGGGAATACAAATTCTTGGTAACTTGCTCACATCATCATAACAGTGTCACACTAATACACTATTTGATTACTTTGGGAATACAAATTCGTGGTAACTTGCTTACATCATCATTACAGTGTCACACTAATACACTATTTGATTACTTCTGCTCATATGTTGTCCAGATACTAAAATATATGGTAAATTTGTTCTCGGCAGCATTAACTACATACAGATTGATGATTGTATGTCTAGTatctatttttaaaatatttaaaaagattaaataaatcaataaaatatcTCCAAATTCATCAGTAGTAGATCAGCAGGAtcatagtatatatatatatatatatatacttatagaTGTTTAAATATTTGTAGATTGGTAGCATACTATGAGTCTTCTAGCGGATTATTTTTATAGTCATATTCAGTATGTCCCTTTTCCTTGGTTTATACTCTGTGCATCAACAGTATCTGCTATTCTACGTCCATGCAGGAAGATAGTGAAAAGGCTGGCAAAGTGACATCTGTCGGGATGTATTTTTTACATTTTCAAGTATACAAGATGGATTCAACTGTAAATGCGGTATGTAAATTACACTGCCATATGCATTTTTATTCTAAAAGACCTGAATTATACAGCCTATCATCTTACGATGTCATATATGGTAATGTAGTTGGCAATGGCCAAGGACCCTGAAGCTGCTTTTTTTAAAAGGTTGGAAGGGCTACAACCTTGTGAGGTCTCAGAACTAAAAGCTGGCACCCATGTGTTCGCAGTTTATGGTTTGGAAGCTTCAGCCTTCTTGTTCTAAGGATAATCATCTAGCAAGCCTACTATTAAAAGAAATTAATATTGTAACTTAATTTTTGCAGGAGATAACTTCTTTAAAACTGCTTCCTACACAATTGAAGCTTTATGCGCAAAATCATATGAAGATACAACAGATAAGCTCAAAGATATTGAAGCTCAGATCTTAAGGAAGAGAACCGAGCTTCGTCAGTTCGAGACTGAATACAGAAAGGTAATAAATTTAGTTTTGCTCTACTAGTGGTATATATCCTGCAATATAAACTTGTTGATGACTTATTCCTAGTTTTACAATTTGTAGGCATTGGCACATTTCCAAGAAGTGACCAACAGATATAGCCAGGAGAAGCAAACAGTAAGCTCTCTACCCATAGTCGCTGTAATCTTTTCTCAACCTTGTACAAGTATAAAGATTCAACAGGTTAATTGCAAACCGATAGCTCAAACAATAAGAAACACCAAGTAAATGATGCAAACACATTCTGGACATCTTAACTTTGAAGAAGATAGTTATTTTTGCTCCTTACTATCATGAATTTCAATTTGGTTGCACCATGTTTGTGCTGTCTACTGTATATGGAATCATGTCCGAATTCCACTTCTGCTTTGCTCTCTTAACGACTTATAGTTGTGGACTATGCTTTGGTCATATGTTGTGTTATTTGTTCTGGAAAAGTTGCTCTAATGTCATCTTCTGTCATAACAAtctatatatgtgtgtgtgtttaaaGCTTCTCCTTAATTATGCTAGACATTGGTGGACATTGGTGGCCCAGGTTCTCCTTGTATGGTTATAGTTTAATTATTGTTGTGCTTGCAATTCAGGTGGATGAGCTATTGAAACAACGAGACAACATACATTCTTCATTCACGGTAAGTAAGCCGACCATCCAAACAAACGGGGATACCTCAGGTGTTAGCAATGGAAATAGTAGTAAAATTCCTTCTGAAGACGGTAAGGCTGACAGCCCTGGAGAAGATGGTAGCTCAGACGGGAAAGATAAATCTTCCAAGAAGAGGTGGCTAAACTTTAACCTAAAAGGTTCCGCAGATAAAAGAAGTGCTTGAAATGACTTAATTGTTAATAGTCGCTGTATTGATTATTCAAAGGACTGGAATTCCATTCAGTTCTTGGGCTCACATTATTGGGTTATTGGTTTACTGCCAGCAAGCCCTTTGGCTTGTGTCAGTATGATTTGTTTTTTTTCCTTGGGGAGCTTCCACAGGCTTGCTATCTTTCCTAGTTCTTGAATGTGAAGCATGGGGGAAAGTTAAGTTTTgttattatatttcttttcttAGATCTTGTATCTTTTTATGGAATTTTTGTTCTTATTTTTTAGATTTTAACTGTAGATTAAATATAATCAATTAATGTAACTTTTATACAGCTGAATAGATATTTTGGCCATTGTAATGAGAAGTGCAATCTCCCTAAATATGTTGAGGTGTTAGTAATTTGCTATCGTTTTCATGTTTATTCTCAAAGTCATACAACATAGTTAGAGTGATTTCTGCTCAGACACATTTCTTTAAAAATGTACATATGAGCAACTctatttatttcatttttttttaaataattatattttaatgagATTTACGAACTAGAGTTTAAGGGGCCGTTTATTTATAGATTTTTTTTTCAGTTTTCCTTTTTtcaattttctaaaattttctcaCTTTTCTATTTCTAAGAAAACTATTGAAAATGAGAAAATATGTTCCAAATTAATTTAAACAAAAAGTATAAAATATACATGAACACTTCTCAATTTGAAATATATAATTCTTTTATATAATCAATTAACAATTGTAAATAATATTATTGTCAACAAAAAATATATTATGAAAAGTtgtaattaaatttttaaattatatttatataattttcaatatttgtattatatatcaacttttatgtattattatattaacaatttatttttgattaattcattaatataaaaaatttaaattttatatgaGTTTGTTTTGTCTTTATTTTAAAacaaatatattaatatttttaatattaatcgTATTACGattaataatattcattattcatGTATGATTCATAAAAAGcaatatattaatatatagtgaTAGTGAATGTGTGTATATTAGGGTTAGAAGTGGTAAACATGGTTTAAGATATACGTGGGTGTTTTCTGTATTCTTAGATTAGAAAACAATTTTCCAAGCTTTTTTTATTCCTAATTATAAATCAGAAAATCGTATTTTCCATTTTTCTAATTTTCATTTTAGAAAATATGTAAGTGAACACATATTCAAATTTTTGTATCCCTTTGTTTGAATTTATATGTGAACACTTTTTGGTTACTACTAAAATATTTTCTTTCTATGAATTTAAATTCAATGATTTCATGTAAAACAAAAAGAGTAGTGTTAAAATTACCAAATTAATTCCTGAAATAAATTGTCAAAAAATACATGAAATATTTTAATTGATGAAATTCATATTAAGgacatttttatatttatgagaAAATAATCAATTTGAAACCTGCACTtcatattttgaaaaaaaaaattaaaaattttattttggGACTCCTGGTGTTATTTAAATAGTAATAATTTGATCTAGATTTCAGTAAGGCATGCACAGATGCACTGGTAAAATTAAGAGTTTGCAAGCTAGAGAATTGTAAGATAATATCATATTCGTGCGGTACACAGTTTCACTTTCACACGGCTTGAAGCTGAATAACTGATTGTACCGGTATCTTAGAAGTGCCTAATAGAAAGATGTAGGAAGTGTCACTTGGAACACATGGAGTGATGTCTGGAATGCTTAAAATGAACACATTCTGAAATTAAATTAGAATTCCTACTTGAAAAATAAGTCCTGTGAGTTTTGGAACTAGTTATTCAAGCTATTGGTAGTAAGTTTTCCATAGAGTACTCTTTTTGGTGTAGTGATATCAGAGTGTAAGAGCATTGTGTTCGAGTTAAACAATATTTTCTTAATTTTCATTAAACGATCAGCAAATATGACTGCT from Apium graveolens cultivar Ventura chromosome 5, ASM990537v1, whole genome shotgun sequence includes the following:
- the LOC141724932 gene encoding chaperone protein dnaJ 15-like, which gives rise to MGSTKTTVGSSAPVLRRDPYEVLNLSKQASDQDIKSAYRKLALKYHPDKNINNPEASELFKEVAYSYSILSDPEKRRQYDNAGFEAIDAEGVDMEIDLSNLGTVNTMFAALFSKLGIPIKTTISANVLEDAYNGTVTIRPLPLGSSVSGKVDKQCAHFFGVTINEEQAEAGIVVRVTSAAQSKFKLLYFEQDATGGYGLALQEDSEKAGKVTSVGMYFLHFQVYKMDSTVNALAMAKDPEAAFFKRLEGLQPCEVSELKAGTHVFAVYGDNFFKTASYTIEALCAKSYEDTTDKLKDIEAQILRKRTELRQFETEYRKALAHFQEVTNRYSQEKQTVDELLKQRDNIHSSFTVSKPTIQTNGDTSGVSNGNSSKIPSEDGKADSPGEDGSSDGKDKSSKKRWLNFNLKGSADKRSA